In Drosophila pseudoobscura strain MV-25-SWS-2005 chromosome 4, UCI_Dpse_MV25, whole genome shotgun sequence, the following proteins share a genomic window:
- the LOC6902690 gene encoding non-lysosomal glucosylceramidase isoform X1: MAATGETAEAAPTMLGNGNAVFDEKLKRAEEEKEEARADEPNEITDVPRYGLKLKFGHAWPERRIQNVRASIRQTLPLVPLVCRYAAYYWKVSREGRRVYMDYYYMENGKQIYGVPIGGIGGGTIGRGFAGEFCRFQMRPGIYEYNVVQANQFIVTIKDQKGCTIFQSLLSKCSTMSRGNNGSDPDADGEKTKCQLPNCSSRPKQPLSAWHSNIEDARCSYTGLYPRSWTEYDLSHYGVRLVCRQVSPVIPHEYRDSSLPCAVFVWSVENVCDQERIVSITFSFKNGTGNKKQDAEGGAESQLISAGNAKGVAIRQKIADMPCSYNLACRVLPEISITRCPQFDPAGSGEQLWAQLKEHGQLSEQPTGETLKTKDIGVAVCAQLALKPQASHDLEFVLAWDMPRIQFPRKMQTHMRYYTKYFDDSGESGPKICEYALKQYPSWERLIDAWQRPILSDDTLPDWYKCAIFNQLYFISDGGTIWLKCDSSLGKELAYDDPRLAYGRFGYLEGHEYRMYNTYDVHFYASPALAHLWPNLQVSLQYDFKDAIAAELSDTRKMLYDGKVMPRKVKNCVPHDLGDPDEEPFTLINCYNIHDVNDWKDLNTKFVLQVYRDYYVLNELAQSQADNASKFSSIEFIDKESLYEMYTQDNKRKNSSDEKQQNRKSASMYINETNGKVYLMDAIGYLKAMYGACKAIMERTIEYDKDNDGLIENTKMPDQTYDSWVMDGPSAYCSGLWLAALQAMSAMATILDQPNDCLCFQDILEKGKRSLEEKLWNGSYYRFDLSPSHRDSIMADQLCGHWYLKSCGFDYEIYPKENVRTALKTIYDNNVMGFHEGNIGAANGFIANAADPSKPGHVDNSNIQAEEVWPGVVYALAATMIQEGMFEEAFQTAGGMYKTLSERIGMNFETPEALYGEKRYRSIGYMRPLSIWSMQVALERRRALRD; the protein is encoded by the exons ATGGCAGCAACCGGCgaaacagcagaagcagcgccaACAATGCTGGGCAATGGGAATGCCGTTTTCGACGAAAAGCTTAAGCGGGCGGAGgaagagaaggaggaggcgcGTGCCGACGAGCCCAACGAGATCACGGACGTGCCGCGCTACGGCCTCAAGCTGAAGTTCGGTCATGCGTGGCCTGAGCGGAGGATCCAAAATGTCCGGGCATCCATCCGGCAAACGCTGCCCTTGGTTCCCCTTGTCTGCAG ATATGCGGCCTACTACTGGAAAGTGTCGCGTGAAGGTCGTCGCGTGTACATGGACTACTACTACATGGAGAACGGAAAGCAGATTTATGGCGTGCCCATCGGCGGGATAGGCGGAGGCACCATTGGACGGGGCTTTGCGGGCGAGTTTTGTCGCTTCCAGATGCGTCCCGGCATCTATGAGTACAATGTGGTGCAGGCCAACCAGTTTATAGTGACCATCAAAGATCAGAAGGGCTGCACCATCTTTCAAAGTCTACTCTCCAAGTGCAG CACCATGTCGAGGGGCAACAACGGCAGCGATCCGGATGCCGATGGGGAGAAAACTAAATGTCAACTGCCCAATTGCAGCAGCCGCCCCAAGCAGCCGCTGAGTGCCTGGCACTCCAACATCGAAGACGCACGGTGCAGCTACACGGGCCTGTACCCCCGCTCCTGGACCGAGTACGATCTCTCCCACTATGGGGTTCGACTGGTGTGTCGCCAGGTCTCGCCCGTCATCCCGCACGAGTACCGGGACTCCAGCCTGCCGTGTGCTGTCTttgtgtggagtgtggagaaCGTGTGCGACCAGGAGCGCATAGTCTCCATCACGTTCTCCTTCAAGAACGGCACGGGCAACAAGAAGCAGGACGCCGAGGGCGGGGCCGAGTCGCAGCTGATCAGCGCAGGCAATGCAAAGGGTGTCGCCATTCGCCAGAAGATCGCCGACATGCCGTGCAGCTACAACCTGGCCTGTCGCGTCCTGCCAGAGATCAGCATCACGCGCTGTCCCCAGTTCGACCCGGCTGGCAGCGGAGAGCAGCTGTGGGCTCAGCTGAAGGAGCACGGCCAGCTCAGTGAGCAGCCTACCGGGGAAACCCTGAAAA CCAAAGACATAGGCGTCGCTGTCTGCGCCCAACTAGCCCTCAAGCCCCAGGCCTCGCACGATCTGGAGTTTGTCCTGGCGTGGGACATGCCCAGGATTCAGTTCCCCAGGAAGATGCAGACGCACATGCGCTACTACACCAAATACTTTGACGACAGCGGCGAATCGGGACCAAAGATATGCGAGTATGCTCTGAAGCAGTACCCCAGCTGGGAGCGACTAATTGATGCCTGGCAGCGGCCCATACTCAGCGATGA TACTCTACCCGACTGGTACAAGTGCGCCATATTCAATCAGCTCTACTTTATCTCAGACGGGGGAACCATCTGGCTGAAGTGCGACTCATCGCTGGGCAAGGAGCTGGCCTACGACGATCCGCGGCTGGCCTATGGGCGTTTCGGCTACTTGGAGGGGCACGAGTATCGGATGTACAACACCTACGATGTTCACTTCTATGCCTCTCCGGCACTGGCCCATCTCTGGCCAAACCTGCAGGTGAGCCTGCAGTACGACTTCAAGGATGCCATTGCAGCCGAGCTGAGCGACACCCGAAAGATGCTGTACGACGGCAAAGTGATGCCGCGCAAGGTCAAGAACTGTGTGCCCCATGATCTGGGCGATCCCGATGAAG AACCCTTTACCCTGATCAATTGCTATAACATTCACGATGTAAACGATTGGAAGGATCTCAATACCAAGTTTGTGCTGCAGGTCTACAGGGACTACTATGTCCTGAATGAACTGGCCCAGTCACAAGCGGACAATGCTAGCAAGTTTAGCTCCATTGAGTTCATCGACAAGGAAAGCCTGTACGAAATGTACACGCAGGACAACAAGCGCAAGAACTCGTCGGACGAGAAGCAGC AGAATCGCAAGTCAGCCTCCATGTATATCAACGAAACCAATGGCAAAGTGTACCTCATGGATGCGATTGGCTATCTGAAGGCAATGTACGGGGCCTGTAAGGCCATCATGGAGCGAACCATTGAGTATGACAAGGACAACGATGGTCTTATCGAGAACACCAAAATGCCGGATCAGACCTACGACTCTTGGGTGATGGACGGACCCAGTGCGTACTGCTCAGGCCTGTGGCTGGCCGCTCTGCAGGCAATGTCGGCCATGGCCACCATTCTGGACCAGCCGAACGATTGCCTTTGCTTTCAGGACATCCTGGAGAAGGGCAAGCGATCTCTGGAGGAGAAGCTTTGGAACGGCAGCTACTATCGCTTCGATCTCTCGCCCAGCCATCGGGACTCGATTATGGCGGATCAGCTGTGCGGCCATTGGTATTTAAAATCGTGTGGCTTTGATTACGAAATCTATCCCAAGGAGAATGTGCGCACAGCTCTCAAGACGATCTACGACAACAACGTGATGGGCTTCCACGAGGGCAACATTGGGGCGGCCAACGGCTTCATAGCCAATGCGGCAGACCCCTCCAAGCCTGGCCATGTGGACAATAGCAATATCCAAGCAGAGGAGGTGTGGCCCGGAGTGGTCTATGCCCTTGCAGCCACCATGATACAGGAGGGCATGTTCGAGGAAGCCTTCCAGACGGCCGGCGGAATGTACAAGACCCTCTCGGAGCGAATCGGCATGAACTTCGAGACGCCCGAGGCCCTGTACGGTGAGAAGCGCTATCGCTCCATTGGCTACATGCGGCCATTGAGCATCTGGTCGATGCAGGTGGCATTGGAGCGGCGCAGAGCGCTGCGAGACTAA
- the LOC4816328 gene encoding uncharacterized protein — MSRHENVVCRGCSKMGFTGRCYRCLSCPNFDICADCYDLDFTTESHLFDHPVKCVYTPADVELYFEGEYISSDPPQSYRCPYCKQWGFNEATFLEHISGMHPNASPLLVSTMITLFEQQQASRMFLENEQLAAMTAAANSRNEQMNHTEGTLVLRLEPLNPDGSYRRESSKTQTVFGDAGVDRRVVLRRPESGPSEEVPDVTTHGGVSGRRRSVLRAPGGFYFNLRTVEGENFGNSTSPGPSNESQQAPPVPSPSGHQMMNDMMRYYGTTPLPTSRASRPRTPVFSQSPLFHNGLAPGRRYFSHETGRSFFVADAFPESGLGLPHQMTDLPAFSAAPPMTATHDPHVPTPLDLGATLPLEDHDAFTLSLTEAMIKSLMASMEKPPPQEKRDTRYLCSPFLSHATRESPEQNAFLAHRAEFVSQLLASTLHEEEPAEGLGTFEVDGQNRPTQAPQMKSFPSCDLAGAGDADISPR, encoded by the coding sequence ATGAGTCGCCACGAGAATGTCGTATGCAGGGGATGCAGCAAGATGGGGTTCACAGGACGCTGCTACCGCTGCCTGAGCTGCCCGAACTTCGACATCTGTGCGGACTGCTATGACCTGGACTTCACCACAGAGAGCCATCTGTTCGACCATCCGGTGAAGTGTGTGTACACCCCGGCCGATGTGGAGCTCTACTTCGAGGGGGAGTACATCAGCAGCGACCCCCCGCAGAGCTACAGGTGCCCCTACTGCAAGCAGTGGGGCTTCAACGAGGCCACGTTCCTGGAGCACATCTCGGGAATGCACCCCAACGCCAGCCCACTGCTGGTCTCCACCATGATCACCTTGTTCGAGCAGCAACAGGCCTCCCGCATGTTTCTCGAGAACGAGCAGCTGGCCGCCATGACGGCAGCGGCGAACTCGCGCAACGAGCAGATGAACCACACTGAGGGCACCCTGGTCCTCCGACTGGAGCCACTCAATCCCGACGGCAGCTACCGGAGGGAGTCATCAAAAACACAGACGGTGTTTGGCGATGCGGGCGTGGATCGACGGGTCGTGCTACGTCGGCCCGAATCAGGCCCGTCGGAGGAAGTCCCTGATGTGACCACTCATGGAGGGGTATCTGGCAGACGACGAAGTGTCCTCAGAGCTCCAGGGGGGTTTTACTTCAATTTGCGCACAGTCGAAGGGGAAAATTTTGGAAACTCGACCTCCCCAGGCCCGTCAAATGAATCCCAACAGGCACCGCCCGTCCCGTCGCCCTCGGGCCACCAAATGATGAACGACATGATGCGCTACTATGGGACCACCCCGCTCCCGACCAGCCGAGCCAGTCGGCCCAGGACTCCAGTGTTTAGCCAGAGCCCTCTGTTCCACAACGGCCTGGCACCAGGCAGGCGATACTTTTCCCACGAAACAGGTCGAAGCTTCTTCGTTGCGGATGCGTTTCCTGAGTCTGGGCTCGGTCTGCCCCACCAGATGACTGATCTGCCAGCTTTCAGCGCGGCACCACCGATGACCGCCACGCACGATCCACATGTTCCGACGCCACTTGACTTGGGTGCCACACTGCCCCTCGAAGACCATGACGCCTTCACCCTGAGCTTGACAGAAGCTATGATCAAGAGCCTGATGGCCTCCATGGAGAAGCCGCCCCCACAGGAGAAGCGGGACACCCGTTACCTCTGCAGTCCCTTTCTTTCCCACGCAACGCGGGAGTCCCCGGAACAGAACGCGTTCCTAGCCCACCGGGCCGAGTTTGTGTCCCAGCTCCTGGCCTCGACACTGCACGAGGAGGAGCCGGCTGAGGGTCTTGGAACCTTCGAAGTCGACGGGCAGAATCGTCCCACTCAAGCACCACAGATGAAATCTTTCCCGAGTTGCGATCTCGCCGGGGCTGGCGATGCGGATATTTCTCCGCGCTAA
- the LOC6902690 gene encoding non-lysosomal glucosylceramidase isoform X2, with protein sequence MAATGETAEAAPTMLGNGNAVFDEKLKRAEEEKEEARADEPNEITDVPRYGLKLKFGHAWPERRIQNVRASIRQTLPLVPLVCRYAAYYWKVSREGRRVYMDYYYMENGKQIYGVPIGGIGGGTIGRGFAGEFCRFQMRPGIYEYNVVQANQFIVTIKDQKGCTIFQSLLSKCSSRPKQPLSAWHSNIEDARCSYTGLYPRSWTEYDLSHYGVRLVCRQVSPVIPHEYRDSSLPCAVFVWSVENVCDQERIVSITFSFKNGTGNKKQDAEGGAESQLISAGNAKGVAIRQKIADMPCSYNLACRVLPEISITRCPQFDPAGSGEQLWAQLKEHGQLSEQPTGETLKTKDIGVAVCAQLALKPQASHDLEFVLAWDMPRIQFPRKMQTHMRYYTKYFDDSGESGPKICEYALKQYPSWERLIDAWQRPILSDDTLPDWYKCAIFNQLYFISDGGTIWLKCDSSLGKELAYDDPRLAYGRFGYLEGHEYRMYNTYDVHFYASPALAHLWPNLQVSLQYDFKDAIAAELSDTRKMLYDGKVMPRKVKNCVPHDLGDPDEEPFTLINCYNIHDVNDWKDLNTKFVLQVYRDYYVLNELAQSQADNASKFSSIEFIDKESLYEMYTQDNKRKNSSDEKQQNRKSASMYINETNGKVYLMDAIGYLKAMYGACKAIMERTIEYDKDNDGLIENTKMPDQTYDSWVMDGPSAYCSGLWLAALQAMSAMATILDQPNDCLCFQDILEKGKRSLEEKLWNGSYYRFDLSPSHRDSIMADQLCGHWYLKSCGFDYEIYPKENVRTALKTIYDNNVMGFHEGNIGAANGFIANAADPSKPGHVDNSNIQAEEVWPGVVYALAATMIQEGMFEEAFQTAGGMYKTLSERIGMNFETPEALYGEKRYRSIGYMRPLSIWSMQVALERRRALRD encoded by the exons ATGGCAGCAACCGGCgaaacagcagaagcagcgccaACAATGCTGGGCAATGGGAATGCCGTTTTCGACGAAAAGCTTAAGCGGGCGGAGgaagagaaggaggaggcgcGTGCCGACGAGCCCAACGAGATCACGGACGTGCCGCGCTACGGCCTCAAGCTGAAGTTCGGTCATGCGTGGCCTGAGCGGAGGATCCAAAATGTCCGGGCATCCATCCGGCAAACGCTGCCCTTGGTTCCCCTTGTCTGCAG ATATGCGGCCTACTACTGGAAAGTGTCGCGTGAAGGTCGTCGCGTGTACATGGACTACTACTACATGGAGAACGGAAAGCAGATTTATGGCGTGCCCATCGGCGGGATAGGCGGAGGCACCATTGGACGGGGCTTTGCGGGCGAGTTTTGTCGCTTCCAGATGCGTCCCGGCATCTATGAGTACAATGTGGTGCAGGCCAACCAGTTTATAGTGACCATCAAAGATCAGAAGGGCTGCACCATCTTTCAAAGTCTACTCTCCAAGTGCAG CAGCCGCCCCAAGCAGCCGCTGAGTGCCTGGCACTCCAACATCGAAGACGCACGGTGCAGCTACACGGGCCTGTACCCCCGCTCCTGGACCGAGTACGATCTCTCCCACTATGGGGTTCGACTGGTGTGTCGCCAGGTCTCGCCCGTCATCCCGCACGAGTACCGGGACTCCAGCCTGCCGTGTGCTGTCTttgtgtggagtgtggagaaCGTGTGCGACCAGGAGCGCATAGTCTCCATCACGTTCTCCTTCAAGAACGGCACGGGCAACAAGAAGCAGGACGCCGAGGGCGGGGCCGAGTCGCAGCTGATCAGCGCAGGCAATGCAAAGGGTGTCGCCATTCGCCAGAAGATCGCCGACATGCCGTGCAGCTACAACCTGGCCTGTCGCGTCCTGCCAGAGATCAGCATCACGCGCTGTCCCCAGTTCGACCCGGCTGGCAGCGGAGAGCAGCTGTGGGCTCAGCTGAAGGAGCACGGCCAGCTCAGTGAGCAGCCTACCGGGGAAACCCTGAAAA CCAAAGACATAGGCGTCGCTGTCTGCGCCCAACTAGCCCTCAAGCCCCAGGCCTCGCACGATCTGGAGTTTGTCCTGGCGTGGGACATGCCCAGGATTCAGTTCCCCAGGAAGATGCAGACGCACATGCGCTACTACACCAAATACTTTGACGACAGCGGCGAATCGGGACCAAAGATATGCGAGTATGCTCTGAAGCAGTACCCCAGCTGGGAGCGACTAATTGATGCCTGGCAGCGGCCCATACTCAGCGATGA TACTCTACCCGACTGGTACAAGTGCGCCATATTCAATCAGCTCTACTTTATCTCAGACGGGGGAACCATCTGGCTGAAGTGCGACTCATCGCTGGGCAAGGAGCTGGCCTACGACGATCCGCGGCTGGCCTATGGGCGTTTCGGCTACTTGGAGGGGCACGAGTATCGGATGTACAACACCTACGATGTTCACTTCTATGCCTCTCCGGCACTGGCCCATCTCTGGCCAAACCTGCAGGTGAGCCTGCAGTACGACTTCAAGGATGCCATTGCAGCCGAGCTGAGCGACACCCGAAAGATGCTGTACGACGGCAAAGTGATGCCGCGCAAGGTCAAGAACTGTGTGCCCCATGATCTGGGCGATCCCGATGAAG AACCCTTTACCCTGATCAATTGCTATAACATTCACGATGTAAACGATTGGAAGGATCTCAATACCAAGTTTGTGCTGCAGGTCTACAGGGACTACTATGTCCTGAATGAACTGGCCCAGTCACAAGCGGACAATGCTAGCAAGTTTAGCTCCATTGAGTTCATCGACAAGGAAAGCCTGTACGAAATGTACACGCAGGACAACAAGCGCAAGAACTCGTCGGACGAGAAGCAGC AGAATCGCAAGTCAGCCTCCATGTATATCAACGAAACCAATGGCAAAGTGTACCTCATGGATGCGATTGGCTATCTGAAGGCAATGTACGGGGCCTGTAAGGCCATCATGGAGCGAACCATTGAGTATGACAAGGACAACGATGGTCTTATCGAGAACACCAAAATGCCGGATCAGACCTACGACTCTTGGGTGATGGACGGACCCAGTGCGTACTGCTCAGGCCTGTGGCTGGCCGCTCTGCAGGCAATGTCGGCCATGGCCACCATTCTGGACCAGCCGAACGATTGCCTTTGCTTTCAGGACATCCTGGAGAAGGGCAAGCGATCTCTGGAGGAGAAGCTTTGGAACGGCAGCTACTATCGCTTCGATCTCTCGCCCAGCCATCGGGACTCGATTATGGCGGATCAGCTGTGCGGCCATTGGTATTTAAAATCGTGTGGCTTTGATTACGAAATCTATCCCAAGGAGAATGTGCGCACAGCTCTCAAGACGATCTACGACAACAACGTGATGGGCTTCCACGAGGGCAACATTGGGGCGGCCAACGGCTTCATAGCCAATGCGGCAGACCCCTCCAAGCCTGGCCATGTGGACAATAGCAATATCCAAGCAGAGGAGGTGTGGCCCGGAGTGGTCTATGCCCTTGCAGCCACCATGATACAGGAGGGCATGTTCGAGGAAGCCTTCCAGACGGCCGGCGGAATGTACAAGACCCTCTCGGAGCGAATCGGCATGAACTTCGAGACGCCCGAGGCCCTGTACGGTGAGAAGCGCTATCGCTCCATTGGCTACATGCGGCCATTGAGCATCTGGTCGATGCAGGTGGCATTGGAGCGGCGCAGAGCGCTGCGAGACTAA
- the LOC6902692 gene encoding nardilysin-like — protein MAEVKHLEDPHKSENDRKMYKSLVLGNGLQVLIVSAPSVGIGFPNNSSCALMIDHGPFADPCNYQGLAHLLQHMVFMGSTPDSAENVFFAHVEKNGGECFSSIFSEDTLFSFTVPDEHLDSSLEYLMFSLKHPLMLQETMERARALVDFQFQQKVQKDVLRRNQLLASLATDGYPHGSFNWGNMKSLKDKVDDSALHRALHDAWRDNYAANRMYVCLQGIMPIDVLENMVVRHFSKLRRNDIKAPDLTKFDYRNAFRPAFHEQVFLVKAVEKWRKFELTWVLPNMRQYYHSNPDKLLSYLIEYKGYGSLYAYLERRHWAHYLHAGIDETGFNLHSMHSFFKVDIGLTDEGFQHIDQVLSATFAYLKVFSNCSSGSLRQLYEQQQKIKVAEFRLPDRIDKHDVDELVFKSKYYPPKDILTARELYFDTDEQHLSVLIGHLNSFKFNLMITSQEPFEGMPYDKREEWHGTEYTTLPMPAKWKKLWIESEPIDELFLPGANPFVAHDFKMFWNEQGKPTLPPYPKRLVKTDTCELWFRQDDKFGKPKAYLCFFFITPLLSQSAKNAAMCDLYVSLVKAHVHKEMVLAKKANLSYCFMVYDNGLRLFVKGYNEKLHLIVEAIVEAMVSVGATLCECLLTTYLEMQGESYLKLLKCPSQLATDILARVLGENPWATIDQYKSLKDITMEDLKVFAQKLPQEMYIKALVQGNYTEESAHKVLNSVLSRLKCEPIKDHRLVENRIVKLPQHCPVFCYDTACLHTTTTTITNFYQIGANSLRVETILDLLNTLFNSPDLYLKKLGEEINGWVHVKNGIVGYALTVNLKETFEEDRAKQMQNEIEVFRCKVCMIPMQMEAKCFASWVDDLLHWELAPALTLLDEETENFREIIGGDYIFGRRQKKADVLRTITKSDVIRFLFDTDWRELSIHVIGHQPSDTVGEEEDDVEDEGEDEDEYEYEEEDDVEEEGEDEDEYEYEEEDDVEEEDDVEYEVEYEHELEVMNSAISEFRSGLEIYPKRSVEPCAEGN, from the exons ATGGCGGAAGTAAAGCATCTGGAGGATCCCCACAAATCGGAGAACGACAGGAAAATGTACAA ATCTCTTGTGCTGGGCAATGGGTTACAAGTTTTGATCGTTTCGGCACCATCGGTTGGCATTGGATTTCCCAATAACTCCTCCTGTGCCTTGATGATCGACCACGGTCCATTCGCCGATCCGTGCAACTATCAGGGCCTGGCCCACCTTCTGCAACATATGGTATTCATGGGCAGCACGCCAGATTCGGCGGAGAATGTCTTCTTTGCGCATGTGGAAAAAAACGGCGGCGAATGCTTCTCATCAATCTTCAGCGAGGACACGCTTTTCTCGTTTACTGTGCCCGATGAACACTTGGATTCGAGTTTAGAATACTTAATGTTCTCTCTGAAGCATCCGTTGATGCTGCAGGAGACGATGGAACGTGCCCGTGCTCTCGTGGACTTTCAGTTTCAGCAGAAGGTGCAAAAAGATGTATTGCGTCGCAACCAGCTGCTCGCCAGTCTGGCCACCGATGGCTATCCGCATGGCTCCTTTAACTGGGGTAACATGAAATCGCTTAAGGATAAAGTCGATGACAGTGCCCTGCACAGAGCCCTTCACGATGCCTGGCGCGATAACTATGCGGCCAATCGCATGTACGTGTGCCTGCAGGGTATCATGCCTATCGATGTGCTAGAGAACATGGTGGTACGCCACTTTTCCAAGCTACGCCGCAATGACATCAAGGCGCCCGACCTGACCAAGTTCGATTACCGCAACGCCTTCCGTCCGGCGTTCCACGAGCAAGTCTTCCTCGTGAAGGCCGTGGAGAAATGGCGCAAGTTTGAGCTAACCTGGGTGCTTCCTAACATGCGTCAGTACTATCACAGCAATCCCGATAAGTTACTCTCCTACCTGATCGAGTACAAGGGATACGGTAGTCTCTACGCCTACCTAGAGCGCCGCCACTGGGCCCACTATCTCCATGCTGGCATAGACGAGACCGGCTTCAATCTACACTCAATGCACTCATTTTTTAAAGTGGACATTGGCCTCACCGACGAGGGATTCCAGCACATCGATCAGGTTCTGTCCGCCACCTTTGCCTATTTGAAGGTCTTCTCCAACTGTTCCAGTGGTTCCTTGCGTCAGTTGtacgaacagcagcagaagattAAGGTCGCAGAGTTTCGTCTCCCTGACCGTATCGATAAACACGATGTCGATGAACTGGTCTTCAAAAGCAAATACTATCCCCCCAAGGATATACTCACCGCCAGGGAGCTCTACTTCGACACCGACGAGCAGCACCTGTCCGTACTGATCGGCCACCTGAACAGTTTTAAATTCAATCTAATGATTACCTCGCAAGAGCCGTTCGAGGGCATGCCATACGACAAGCGGGAGGAGTGGCATGGCACCGAGTACACCACGTTACCGATGCCAGCAAAGTGGAAGAAACTGTGGATCGAATCAGAGCCCATTGATGAGCTCTTTCTACCCGGAGCCAATCCCTTTGTGGCCCACGACTTCAAGATGTTTTGGAATGAGCAGGGCAAGCCCACGCTGCCACCTTACCCCAAGAGGTTGGTAAAGACAGACACCTGCGAGCTGTGGTTCCGACAGGATGACAAATTTGGGAAGCCGAAAGCCTACTTATGCTTCTTTTTCATCACGCCGCTGCTGAGTCAGAGTGCGAAGAA tgctGCTATGTGCGACTTGTACGTTTCATTGGTGAAAGCGCACGTGCACAAGGAAATGGTTCTCGCCAAAAAGGCAAATCTCAGCTACTGCTTCATGGTTTACGACAATGGTTTGCGGCTATTTGTGAAGGGCTACAATGAAAAGCTCCATCTGATTGTGGAGGCCATTGTCGAAGCTATGGTCAGTGTGGGCGCCACCCTCTGTGAATGTTTGCTCACCACCTACCTCGAGATGCAGGGAGAATCCTACTTAAAACTACTGAAATGTCCATCCCAGTTAGCAAC GGACATCCTCGCTCGTGTGCTTGGAGAAAATCCATGGGCCACAATTGACCAGTACAAGTCCCTTAAAGACATCACCATGGAGGATCTCAAGGTATTTGCCCAGAAGTTACCACAAGAGATGTACATCAAGGCCCTCGTACAGGGAAACTACACGGAGGAGTCAGCCCACAAGGTGCTCAATTCGGTACTCAGCCGGTTGAAATGCGAGCCCATTAAAGATCATCGGCTCGTAGAGAATCGTATCGTAAAGCTTCCGCAGCACTGCCCAGTCTTCTGCTACGACACCGCCTGCCTGCACACTACAACCACTACTATCACGAACTTCTACCAAATCGGAGCAAACTCTTTACGCGTGGAGACCATACTCGACCTCTTGAATACGTTGTTCAATAGCCCGGACTTGTATCTCAAGAAACTCGGCGAAGAGATTAATGGCTGGGTCCACGTCAAAAACGGCATTGTCGGCTATGCCCTTACGGTAAACTTGAAAGAGACTTTTGAAGAGGACCGCGCCAAACAAATGCAGAACGAGATTGAGGTATTTCGCTGTAAGGTTTGTATGATTCCCATGCAAATGGAGGCCAAATGCTTCGCATCCTGGGTAGACGACCTTCTCCATTGGGAACTTGCCCCTGCACTTACTCTGTTGGATGAGGAGACAGAGAATTTTCGCGAGATCATCGGCGGGGACTATATATTCGGTCGTAGACAGAAAAAGGCCGATGTGTTGCGCACTATAACCAAATCGGATGTCATTCGCTTCCTATTCGATACCGATTGGCGCGAACTGTCTATTCATGTCATAGGACACCAACCGTCAGATACAGTAGGCGAAGAGGAAGACGACGTCGAAGACGAAGGAGAGGACGAagacgaatacgaatacgaagaGGAGGACGATGTCGAAGAGGAAGGGGAGGACGAagacgaatacgaatacgaagaGGAGGACGATGTCGAAGAGGAAGACGATGTCGAATACGAAGTGGAATACGAACACGAATTAGAAGTCATGAACAGTGCCATTTCCGAATTCAGAAGCGGTCTCGAGATTTACCCCAAGCGCTCTGTAGAACCATGTGCTGAAGGAAACTAG